A region of Marmota flaviventris isolate mMarFla1 chromosome 11, mMarFla1.hap1, whole genome shotgun sequence DNA encodes the following proteins:
- the Orc2 gene encoding origin recognition complex subunit 2 isoform X2, producing the protein MAKLASELAKTTRKCVSFSLKNDPEDTKNIPQSSKGHSASDKVQLKNNDQNEFLSTPPRSLRKRLIVPRSHSDSESEYSASNSEDDEGVAQEYEETTNAVTFSQKIEAQNTVVSASVCKGTPSKKMKRDKRNDLVEEYFEAHSSSKVLTSDRTLQKLKKAKLDQQTLRNLLSKVSPSFSAELKQLNQQYEKLFHKWMLQLHLGFNIVLYGLGSKRDLLERFRTTMLQDSIHVVINGFFPGISVKSILNSITEEVLDHMGTFRSVLDQLDWIINKFKEDSSLKLFLLIHNLDSQMLRGDKSQQIIGQLSSLHNIYLIASIDHLNAPLMWDHAKQSLYNWLWYETTTYSPYTEETSYENSLLVKQSGSLPLSSLTHVLRSLTPNARGIFRLLIKYQLDNQDNPSYIGLSFQDFYQQCREAFLVNSDLTLRAQLTEFRDHKLIRTKKGTDGVEYLLIPVDNGTLIDFLEKEEEEA; encoded by the exons ATGGCTAAGTTAG CTTCAGAGCtagcaaaaacaacaagaaaatgtGTTTCATTCAGTTTGAAGAATGATCCTGAAGATACAAAAAACATTCCTCAAAGTAGCAAGG gGCATTCTGCTTCAGACAAAGTCCAGCTGAAG aacaATGACCAAAATGAATTTCTGTCAACACCACCTCGTAGTCTAAGAAAAAGATTAATAG TGCCAAGGTCTCATTCTGACAGTGAAAGTGAATATTCTGCTTCCAACTCAGAGGATGATGAAGGGGTTGCACAGGAGTATGAAGAGACCACTAATGCAGTCACATTCAGCCAAAAGATTGAAGCTCAGAATACAGTAGTTTCGGCTTCTGTTTGCAAAGGAACACcttctaagaaaatgaaaagagataaaaga AATGACTTAGTAGAAGAATATTTTGAAGCTCACAGCAGTTCAAAAGTTTTAACCTCTGATAGAACACTGCAGAAGTTAAAGAAAGCAAAACTGGACCAG caaactCTGCGTAACTTATTGAGCAaggtttctccttccttttctgctGAACTTAAACAATTAAATCAACAATATgagaaattatttcataaatggATGCTGCAGTTACA CCTTGGCTTCAACATTGTGCTTTATGGTTTGGGTTCTAAGAGAGATTTACTAGAAAGGTTTCGAACCACCATGCTGCAAGATTCCATTCATGTTGTCATCAATGGCTTCTTTCCTGGAATCAGTGTGAAATCA ATCTTGAATTCTATAACAGAAGAAGTCCTTGATCATATGGGTACTTTCCGAAGTGTACTGGACCAACTAGACTggataataaacaaatttaaagaag ATTCTTCCTTGAAACTCTTCCTTCTTATCCACAATCTGGATAGCCAGATGTTGAGAGGAGATAAGAGCCAGCAAATTATTGGACAGTTGTCATCTTTGCATAACATATACCTTATAGCATCTATTGATCACCTCAACGCACCTCTCA TGTGGGATCATGCAAAGCAAAGTCTTTATAATTGGCTCTGGTATGAAACTACTACATATAGTCCTTATACTGAAGAAACCTCCTATGAGAATTCTCTTCTGGTTAAACAATCTGGATCTCTGCCACTTAGTTCCCTGACACATGTGTTACGAAGCCTTACCCCTAATGCAAG gggGATTTTCAGGCTACTAATAAAGTATCAGCTGGATAACCAGGATAACCCTTCATACATTG gactttcttttcaagatttttacCAGCAGTGTCGGGAAGCATTCCTTGTTAATAGTGATTTGACACTCCGAGCCCAGTTAACTGAATTCAGGGACCACAAACTTATAAGAACAAAGAAG